The genome window CTTCGAGGATCAAAAAGGATTCGTTTTCCCACGCGAGAAGAACGTCCCCGATCCCGTTTTGTGCGAACGTGTTGCTGGAGCCTCTCGCGCCCGAGTCGAGAACGGGAACGTTCTTATATAAGGTTTTGATAAAGTCCTGCACCTTATTCGTGTCGTTGTTGAACTTCTTCTGTGCGAAAGCCCAAGCCGCGAGATAATTCCAACGCGCTCCTCCGCTCGTTTTCGGATTCGGAGTGATTACGCTTACCTTATTGCGAACTAGGTCGTCCCAGTCTTTGACGTTCTTCGGGTTTCCTTTCCGCACCACGAATACGATCGTAGACGTGTAAGGCGTACTGTTGTTCGGAAGACTTTTCAACCAATCTCTTGCGATCAATCCCTTCGATGCGATGATGTCTATGTCGTATGCGAGGGCCAAAGTCACGATATCCGCTTCCAATCCGTCAATCACGGATCTTGCTTGTTTACCGCTTCCGCCGTGGGACTGGTTGATTCTCACTTCGTCGCCGGTTTTTGATTTCCAGTAGTTTGCGAAAA of Leptospira sanjuanensis contains these proteins:
- a CDS encoding sulfate ABC transporter substrate-binding protein, which encodes MKTKIFKTTSIVFLAMTANLGLFAKDVNLLNVSYDPTRELYAEYNKLFANYWKSKTGDEVRINQSHGGSGKQARSVIDGLEADIVTLALAYDIDIIASKGLIARDWLKSLPNNSTPYTSTIVFVVRKGNPKNVKDWDDLVRNKVSVITPNPKTSGGARWNYLAAWAFAQKKFNNDTNKVQDFIKTLYKNVPVLDSGARGSSNTFAQNGIGDVLLAWENESFLILEEFGKDKFEVVIPSLSILAEPPVAIVEKNAEKHGTLETAKAYLKSLYSEAAQEIIAKHGYRPRNPAVLKRHENKFPKLELITVDGHFGGWHKAQKDHFADGASFDQLYVK